Proteins encoded together in one Synechococcus sp. BL107 window:
- a CDS encoding aminotransferase class V-fold PLP-dependent enzyme yields MQLRQQMPALANKTYFNYGGQGPLPTASLEAITASWHRIQELGPFTTDVWPFIAAEVNRTRRLLAQWCGVPPHRMALTENVTSGCVLPLWGLPFSSGDHLLISDCEHPGVVAACVELARREQLVIDTLPVKHLRGTASDTDTGVLQSLETSLDPRTRLVVLSHLLWNTGQVMPIEAVANQLKQHHQHPFLLVDAAQSMGQIPVQAAAAASDIYGFTGHKWCFGPEGLGGVALSQRVLEQGQPTLIGWRSLKDESKAVFDAEDPFHHDSRRFEVATSCVPLMAGLRCSLELMEQQGSAEERLDQIRQHSETLWQSLDAMDGVTPLLSVPPTSGLVSFQLHNAPPPADVVTGLGKQGIWIRDLADPACLRACTHITTSNEELVQLSEALATHQG; encoded by the coding sequence ATGCAGCTTCGCCAACAGATGCCGGCCCTAGCGAACAAGACCTACTTCAACTACGGCGGCCAAGGCCCGTTACCTACAGCATCCCTAGAGGCCATCACCGCGAGCTGGCACCGCATTCAGGAGCTTGGACCCTTCACCACCGATGTTTGGCCGTTTATTGCCGCGGAAGTAAATCGCACCCGCCGTCTCCTGGCGCAATGGTGTGGGGTCCCCCCCCACCGCATGGCACTCACCGAAAATGTAACCAGTGGCTGCGTTTTACCGCTCTGGGGACTGCCGTTTAGCAGCGGAGACCACCTGCTAATTAGCGACTGCGAGCACCCGGGGGTGGTGGCCGCATGCGTCGAGCTGGCCCGCCGTGAACAGCTGGTGATCGACACCCTTCCGGTGAAGCATCTGCGGGGAACAGCGAGCGATACCGATACAGGGGTTCTCCAAAGCCTGGAAACATCTCTCGATCCCCGCACGCGCCTCGTCGTACTCAGCCATCTGCTCTGGAACACCGGCCAAGTGATGCCGATTGAAGCGGTGGCCAATCAGCTCAAGCAGCACCACCAACATCCATTTCTGCTCGTGGATGCAGCCCAGAGCATGGGGCAGATCCCCGTGCAGGCGGCAGCTGCCGCGTCCGACATCTATGGCTTTACAGGCCACAAATGGTGTTTTGGACCCGAGGGGCTCGGCGGGGTTGCCCTCTCCCAACGGGTCCTCGAGCAGGGCCAGCCCACCCTGATCGGCTGGCGCAGCTTGAAGGATGAAAGCAAAGCCGTCTTCGATGCAGAGGATCCCTTTCATCACGACAGCCGTCGTTTTGAAGTGGCCACCAGCTGCGTGCCGCTGATGGCAGGGTTGCGCTGCTCACTCGAGCTCATGGAGCAACAAGGATCCGCCGAAGAGCGGCTGGATCAGATCCGCCAACACAGCGAAACGCTGTGGCAGAGCTTGGATGCGATGGATGGGGTCACACCGCTGCTCTCGGTGCCACCCACAAGCGGCCTGGTGAGTTTTCAACTACACAATGCTCCTCCACCGGCCGACGTCGTGACGGGACTCGGCAAACAAGGGATTTGGATTCGAGACCTGGCCGACCCGGCTTGCCTGAGGGCTTGCACCCACATCACCACCTCAAATGAGGAACTCGTCCAGCTGAGTGAGGCCCTCGCTACCCATCAAGGTTGA
- a CDS encoding NifU family protein: MSTETKALTLENVETVLDELRPFLMADGGNVEVVEIDGPIVKVRLQGACGSCPSSTMTLKMGIERKMRESIPEVSEVVQVL, encoded by the coding sequence ATGAGCACCGAAACCAAGGCCTTGACACTCGAGAACGTGGAAACCGTGCTCGACGAATTGCGCCCATTCCTGATGGCCGACGGCGGCAACGTGGAGGTTGTTGAGATCGACGGTCCGATCGTGAAGGTGCGCCTCCAGGGAGCATGCGGCAGCTGCCCCAGCAGCACCATGACGCTGAAAATGGGGATTGAGCGCAAGATGCGCGAGTCAATCCCCGAGGTGAGTGAAGTGGTTCAGGTGCTCTGA
- a CDS encoding malate:quinone oxidoreductase translates to MQNDGTFDPEASYDAVLVGAGIMSATLAALLHELDPQMRLLLVERLEAPALESSAAVNNAGTGHAANCELNYTPMQPNGRVATDKAVAINAAFERSLEFWGSLLERGRLTSTDFLHRAAHISAVWTPANIAFLRQRFEQLKDIPAFAEMRWTEDRQDLSEWMPLVMEGRDPTQAVAATRIERGTDVDFGALTRAYLLPLQSSGALTVQYGTEVSNLKRLRRPNMTEGDWRVITKGPSGRREVRAPFVFLGAGGGALPLLQRSGIPEGDDFAGFPVSGLWLVCNDAALAEQQRAKVYGKAAVGAPPMSVPHLDTRWMDGRRSLLFGPFAGFSSKFLKQGSLLDLPASVRPTNLLPMLQVGATNVELVRYLINQLRQTPAQRFDALRDFLPTARQDDWSLSVAGQRVQIIKRSKEGGRLQLGTEVVAAADGSLAALLGASPGASTAVTIMLEVLQRCFPERLANAEWQERLLALLPSFYSDPKNDPEVLKGMRERSDGLLGLSR, encoded by the coding sequence GTGCAAAACGACGGCACGTTCGATCCGGAAGCCAGCTACGACGCTGTGTTGGTGGGCGCTGGAATCATGAGCGCCACCCTCGCGGCGCTGCTGCATGAGCTGGATCCGCAGATGCGTCTGCTGCTCGTGGAACGCCTCGAGGCCCCAGCATTAGAGAGCTCCGCTGCGGTGAACAACGCAGGCACAGGCCATGCAGCCAACTGCGAGCTGAACTACACCCCGATGCAACCGAATGGTCGGGTCGCCACCGATAAAGCCGTGGCCATCAATGCCGCCTTTGAGCGCAGCCTTGAGTTCTGGGGGTCTCTGCTCGAGCGAGGTCGGCTCACATCCACCGATTTTCTGCATCGAGCAGCTCATATCAGTGCTGTGTGGACTCCTGCCAACATCGCTTTTCTCAGGCAGCGCTTTGAGCAGCTCAAAGACATCCCAGCCTTTGCTGAGATGCGCTGGACCGAAGATCGCCAGGACTTATCGGAGTGGATGCCCCTGGTGATGGAGGGCCGCGATCCCACCCAGGCGGTTGCTGCCACCAGGATTGAGCGCGGCACCGATGTGGACTTCGGTGCCCTCACCCGGGCCTACCTTCTGCCGTTGCAGAGCAGCGGTGCTCTCACGGTTCAATACGGCACCGAGGTGAGCAATCTCAAGCGATTGCGTCGCCCCAACATGACTGAAGGGGATTGGCGGGTGATCACCAAGGGGCCTTCCGGTCGGCGTGAGGTCCGTGCGCCCTTTGTGTTTCTTGGGGCCGGCGGTGGTGCCCTTCCGCTGTTGCAACGGTCTGGGATTCCTGAAGGCGACGATTTTGCTGGTTTTCCGGTGAGCGGTCTTTGGCTGGTGTGCAACGACGCAGCCCTGGCGGAACAGCAGCGGGCCAAGGTGTACGGCAAGGCGGCGGTGGGGGCTCCACCAATGTCGGTGCCCCACCTCGACACCCGTTGGATGGATGGGCGTCGTTCCCTGTTGTTTGGCCCCTTCGCGGGATTCAGCAGCAAATTTCTAAAGCAGGGATCTCTGCTGGATTTGCCGGCTTCGGTGCGGCCAACAAACCTGTTGCCGATGCTGCAAGTGGGAGCCACCAACGTTGAATTGGTGCGGTATTTGATCAATCAGCTGCGTCAGACCCCAGCACAACGCTTTGATGCGCTGCGGGATTTTCTGCCGACAGCGCGGCAAGACGATTGGAGTTTGTCGGTGGCGGGCCAGCGGGTGCAGATCATCAAACGCAGCAAAGAGGGCGGTCGCCTGCAACTCGGTACGGAAGTGGTGGCTGCTGCCGATGGCTCATTGGCGGCGTTGCTGGGGGCATCGCCGGGGGCCAGCACGGCGGTGACGATCATGTTGGAGGTGTTGCAGCGCTGCTTTCCAGAACGGCTCGCCAATGCTGAGTGGCAAGAACGACTTTTGGCATTGCTGCCAAGTTTCTACAGCGATCCCAAGAACGACCCGGAAGTGTTGAAGGGGATGCGGGAGCGCAGCGACGGCCTGCTGGGCCTCAGCCGCTGA
- a CDS encoding multidrug efflux SMR transporter, with protein sequence MPLNNPWILLLLAISAEVIGTSCLRLSEGMTRPLPTLLVFSAYAIAMALLSKVVMSIPLGITYALWSGIGTVAIVLVGRFAYQQTMGAGQLFGIVLITAGVVLVNLKP encoded by the coding sequence TTGCCACTGAATAATCCCTGGATCCTGCTCCTTCTCGCCATTAGTGCTGAGGTGATTGGCACCTCATGTCTCCGACTCTCTGAGGGCATGACCAGGCCGCTGCCCACCCTCCTGGTGTTCAGCGCTTACGCCATTGCCATGGCCCTGCTCTCGAAAGTGGTGATGAGCATTCCGCTTGGCATCACCTATGCCCTCTGGAGTGGCATCGGCACCGTGGCGATTGTTTTGGTTGGTCGCTTCGCGTATCAACAAACAATGGGAGCTGGGCAACTCTTCGGGATCGTCCTGATCACAGCGGGAGTGGTGCTGGTGAACCTCAAGCCGTAA